The following proteins are encoded in a genomic region of Microcoleus sp. FACHB-68:
- a CDS encoding filamentous hemagglutinin N-terminal domain-containing protein, whose protein sequence is MHRYQVFPASIISSALYLSLIAAGTVSAQIIPDTTLPNNSNVKAAGNAIQIEGGTQAGNNLFHSFREFSVPTNSEAVFNNSSTIQNIFSRVTGSKISNIDGLIRANGTANLFLLNPNGMIFGPNAKLDIGGSFIGTTANSLLFADGTFFSAINPQAPPLLIVNVPIGLQVGADSGDIVVQGAGRSLNLSLETGLERENPSNSLSVKAGQTLALVGGNIYLEGGNLLAPAGTINLLALSSGEVTINFNASEITFRPETSAQFKDIRLTQSASVDTSGDPAGLLQVQARRLTLENGSVIFSINEGSKLGKNLTFNISDSVELIGRTPDRKFLSSIISWTKGSSGGGELSINTNQLMLRDGSGILSGTDATGNAGNINLQARQVSLGGLSADGGSLTAIQSNPWPSSTGNGANITIAAEQLTVENGAVISVSTFGAGQGGNINIQADQVEIYGRSINGQIRSGLYARTTLNNATALTGDAGTVSVAAGSLSLRDGATINVASLGTGEAGNIELNANTVELNNESLITATRRAGQQGNIRIRAQNLKLRQESLITTNASSKIVSDYGQEIPTNAEEANGGNIAIKTDNLVALENSDISANAETGFGGGVTINASGIFGTEFRTTQTPKSDITATSQLGAQFTGIVQINTPDVDPAFGLVQFQENLADPSTQITTGCVSANSEFTLIGRGGLPSDPTQTLIGQAVWRDLRPVENLGRGGVEERANITDVLVSNPASPLVEATGWTFNAKGQVELVAKAANVTFYDSWNPLTSCHN, encoded by the coding sequence ATGCATAGATACCAGGTTTTCCCAGCCTCAATTATTAGCAGTGCTCTCTATTTGAGCTTGATAGCCGCCGGCACTGTTAGCGCTCAAATTATTCCAGATACAACGCTGCCGAATAACAGTAACGTCAAGGCTGCCGGCAACGCAATCCAAATTGAAGGTGGAACCCAAGCCGGCAACAATTTATTTCATAGCTTTCGCGAATTTTCTGTTCCGACAAATAGCGAAGCTGTCTTTAACAATTCCTCTACGATTCAAAATATTTTCAGCCGAGTTACCGGCAGCAAAATCTCCAATATTGACGGATTAATTCGCGCCAACGGAACTGCTAATTTATTTTTGCTCAATCCCAATGGCATGATTTTTGGCCCGAATGCCAAGCTTGATATTGGAGGATCTTTTATCGGAACAACGGCGAACAGTCTTCTATTTGCCGACGGTACTTTTTTCAGCGCTATTAATCCGCAAGCCCCTCCTTTACTCATCGTTAATGTACCTATTGGATTGCAAGTGGGTGCAGATTCAGGAGATATTGTTGTTCAAGGTGCCGGTCGCTCTTTAAATTTGAGTTTAGAAACCGGACTAGAACGAGAAAATCCAAGCAACTCTTTAAGTGTCAAAGCCGGTCAAACCTTAGCCTTAGTAGGGGGAAATATTTATCTAGAAGGTGGAAATTTACTCGCCCCCGCCGGCACGATTAATTTACTCGCTTTATCGAGTGGGGAAGTTACTATTAATTTCAATGCTTCTGAAATCACCTTCCGTCCTGAAACATCTGCCCAATTTAAGGATATCCGCCTGACTCAATCGGCTTCAGTTGATACCAGTGGCGATCCAGCCGGCTTGCTGCAAGTTCAGGCGCGACGACTGACGTTGGAAAACGGTTCAGTTATCTTTTCCATTAACGAAGGATCAAAATTAGGTAAAAATTTAACTTTTAATATTTCCGATTCAGTGGAGTTAATTGGCAGAACTCCAGATAGAAAGTTTCTCAGCAGCATTATTTCTTGGACAAAAGGAAGCAGTGGTGGAGGCGAATTAAGCATTAACACAAATCAATTGATGCTGAGAGATGGCAGCGGGATACTTTCTGGCACAGATGCCACCGGCAATGCCGGCAATATTAACCTTCAAGCCAGACAAGTCAGCCTAGGAGGACTATCAGCAGATGGTGGAAGTTTAACCGCGATTCAGTCTAATCCTTGGCCAAGCTCAACAGGAAATGGAGCGAATATTACAATTGCTGCTGAACAACTAACCGTAGAAAATGGAGCAGTGATTTCCGTCTCAACCTTTGGTGCCGGCCAAGGTGGCAATATTAATATTCAAGCAGATCAAGTGGAGATTTATGGTAGATCGATAAACGGTCAAATTCGGAGTGGATTGTATGCGCGGACAACTTTGAATAATGCAACAGCATTAACGGGAGATGCCGGCACAGTTTCCGTAGCCGCCGGCAGCTTAAGTCTCAGGGATGGGGCAACCATTAATGTAGCAAGTTTAGGAACCGGAGAAGCCGGCAACATTGAACTCAATGCTAATACCGTTGAACTTAATAACGAATCCCTGATTACAGCCACCCGACGAGCCGGCCAGCAAGGTAATATTAGAATTCGCGCTCAAAACTTAAAATTACGTCAAGAAAGCCTGATTACAACTAATGCCAGTAGTAAAATTGTCAGCGATTATGGACAAGAAATTCCCACCAATGCGGAAGAAGCGAATGGCGGTAATATTGCCATCAAAACAGATAACTTAGTTGCCCTCGAAAATAGTGACATCAGCGCCAATGCAGAAACAGGTTTTGGTGGGGGAGTTACCATCAACGCCAGCGGCATCTTTGGCACAGAGTTTCGCACAACTCAAACCCCCAAAAGCGATATTACTGCAACTTCCCAACTCGGCGCACAATTTACCGGCATCGTACAAATCAATACTCCCGATGTTGATCCCGCCTTTGGCTTAGTTCAGTTCCAAGAAAATCTCGCCGATCCCAGCACTCAAATTACCACCGGCTGTGTTTCCGCTAACAGTGAATTTACCCTCATCGGACGCGGCGGCTTACCCTCCGATCCGACTCAAACCCTTATTGGTCAAGCAGTCTGGCGAGATTTACGCCCGGTTGAAAATCTGGGTAGAGGAGGCGTTGAGGAGAGGGCGAATATCACAGATGTATTAGTCTCCAACCCTGCATCCCCACTGGTTGAGGCGACTGGATGGACATTCAATGCCAAAGGACAGGTTGAATTGGTGGCTAAAGCTGCTAATGTAACTTTTTATGACTCTTGGAATCCGCTGACTTCGTGCCATAATTAA
- a CDS encoding S-layer family protein has translation MMSNNPVHLALLIGCGMCCSMNFTGIASAQIAPDTTLPRNTTVTPAGNVIQIEGGTQVGSSLFHSFREFSVPTNTEAFFNNAAGIQNIFSRVTGNKISNIDGLIRANGTANLFLLNPNGILFGPNARLNIGGSFMGTTANSIRFAGGSEFSAINPTAPPILTVNVPIGLQLGPNPGGIQVEGPGNQLAFDGVTLATLREDRPAGLQVNAGKTLALIGGNITLIGGNLTAESGRIELGSVAGGTVTLTPTNSGWTLQYPGVENFQDIRLSQAASISSSGTGGGDVQLMGRRITLSEGSAILADTLGDQPGGSLIVRATESVELTSSPGAFSSSLFASVDPGATGNGGNLLIETDHLRVADGAIIGADTFGSGNAGTLTIQANLVELLAGSVVETSVYQGATGQGGNLIIQADRLLVTDGAQVLTFTLGGGDAAQMTVKAREVEITGTSESGRFASVLAASVEPGATGNGGKLTIEAESLRITNGARVGVESLALGNAGEVRVRANLVEVSGTSILGNPSTLSADATDAGLGGDLSLETARLIVRDGGQIATGTLGSRAGGNLNIKASESIELSGSVPAIPPTKRDFFRDDSGQRFPSGLFASSQGTGDAGNLTIETQRLIVGDGAQVSVSSNQTGGAGNLNLNADQIRLDRGTLSAAAAQGNQGNMTLNASELQLQHGSHITTNATGTATGGNITINADTLAALRNSDITANATGSFGGQVIINAQGIFGTEFRPTLTAKSDITASSSLGAQFSGTVQLNTPDVDPASGVVELSEKPVDPNTQIASGCTAARGSSFTATGRGGLPADPTQTLRGTARWQDLRPLETAGQIVEERESGGHRESSLSQFSIVNPQPPIIEATGWIINNKGQMELVAKAPNISFSSSWNQPASCDN, from the coding sequence ATGATGTCAAATAACCCAGTTCACCTAGCCTTGTTAATTGGCTGTGGGATGTGCTGTAGCATGAATTTCACCGGCATCGCCAGCGCCCAAATTGCCCCAGATACAACGCTGCCGCGTAACACAACGGTTACGCCTGCCGGCAATGTAATTCAGATTGAAGGCGGAACCCAAGTCGGCAGCAGTTTATTCCACAGTTTCCGAGAATTTTCTGTTCCAACAAATACCGAAGCATTCTTTAACAATGCAGCCGGTATTCAAAACATCTTCAGTCGCGTCACCGGCAACAAAATTTCCAACATTGATGGTTTAATTCGCGCTAACGGCACAGCTAACCTTTTTCTGCTCAATCCAAACGGCATCCTTTTTGGCCCAAATGCCCGGTTAAATATCGGGGGTTCTTTTATGGGGACAACGGCGAACAGTATTCGATTTGCCGGTGGCAGCGAATTCAGCGCGATTAATCCCACTGCCCCACCAATATTGACCGTGAATGTCCCCATCGGCTTGCAATTAGGGCCAAATCCAGGGGGAATTCAGGTTGAAGGGCCAGGGAATCAACTTGCATTTGATGGCGTAACTTTAGCAACTCTTCGAGAAGATAGACCGGCAGGACTTCAAGTGAATGCCGGCAAAACCTTAGCCTTGATTGGCGGTAATATTACACTTATTGGCGGCAATTTAACCGCAGAATCTGGGCGAATTGAACTGGGAAGTGTTGCCGGTGGAACAGTCACCCTCACACCCACGAATTCAGGTTGGACGCTTCAGTATCCCGGCGTTGAAAACTTTCAAGATATCCGTCTTTCTCAAGCGGCTTCTATTAGTAGTAGTGGCACCGGCGGCGGCGACGTTCAACTTATGGGCCGGCGCATTACACTCAGTGAAGGTTCAGCCATTTTAGCCGATACCTTGGGTGATCAACCCGGAGGCAGCCTGATTGTTCGCGCTACTGAATCCGTTGAATTAACCAGTAGTCCCGGTGCCTTTTCCAGCAGTCTCTTTGCCAGCGTTGATCCCGGCGCAACCGGCAATGGGGGCAACTTGCTCATCGAAACCGATCACTTGAGGGTTGCAGATGGCGCGATTATTGGCGCAGATACCTTTGGATCTGGCAACGCCGGCACTTTAACGATCCAGGCAAATTTAGTCGAACTCCTCGCCGGCAGCGTGGTAGAAACTTCTGTGTATCAAGGAGCCACAGGTCAGGGCGGAAACTTAATTATTCAAGCGGATCGCTTGTTAGTAACAGATGGCGCACAAGTTTTAACCTTTACCCTAGGTGGCGGTGATGCCGCCCAAATGACGGTAAAAGCCAGAGAAGTTGAAATCACCGGCACTTCAGAATCTGGAAGATTTGCCAGCGTTTTAGCCGCGTCTGTCGAACCAGGGGCTACCGGCAACGGGGGCAAACTCACCATTGAAGCCGAAAGTTTGCGGATCACCAATGGTGCACGGGTGGGCGTTGAAAGCCTAGCGTTGGGCAATGCCGGTGAAGTTCGCGTGCGAGCAAATCTTGTCGAAGTCAGCGGCACTTCAATTTTGGGAAATCCGAGCACTTTATCGGCTGACGCCACGGATGCCGGTTTGGGAGGCGACTTAAGCCTGGAAACTGCAAGGCTGATCGTCCGGGATGGGGGACAGATCGCCACCGGCACCTTGGGCAGTCGTGCGGGGGGAAACCTGAATATTAAAGCGTCTGAGTCGATTGAACTGAGTGGATCGGTGCCGGCAATTCCTCCTACAAAGCGTGACTTTTTCCGCGATGATTCAGGACAGCGCTTTCCCAGTGGGTTATTTGCAAGTTCTCAGGGAACTGGAGATGCCGGCAACTTAACCATTGAGACACAGCGGCTAATCGTTGGCGATGGGGCGCAAGTCTCTGTCAGTTCCAATCAAACGGGTGGTGCCGGCAACCTCAATCTTAATGCCGATCAGATTCGCCTTGATCGAGGCACACTCAGCGCCGCCGCCGCCCAAGGAAATCAAGGTAACATGACCCTCAACGCCTCTGAGCTCCAACTACAGCACGGCAGCCACATCACCACAAATGCCACCGGCACCGCCACCGGCGGCAATATTACCATCAATGCCGATACCTTAGCTGCCTTGAGAAATAGCGATATCACAGCAAATGCCACCGGCAGCTTTGGCGGTCAGGTTATTATCAATGCACAAGGCATTTTTGGCACAGAATTTCGGCCAACACTTACTGCAAAAAGTGATATCACTGCCTCTTCCAGCCTTGGCGCACAGTTTAGCGGCACGGTTCAACTGAATACCCCGGATGTCGATCCAGCTTCAGGTGTGGTTGAGTTGTCAGAAAAGCCGGTCGATCCCAACACTCAAATTGCTTCCGGTTGCACAGCAGCGAGGGGCAGTAGCTTCACCGCTACCGGACGCGGCGGTTTGCCGGCTGATCCCACTCAAACCCTCAGAGGCACAGCGCGTTGGCAGGATCTGCGTCCCCTAGAGACTGCGGGGCAGATTGTAGAGGAGAGGGAAAGTGGAGGGCACAGGGAGAGCAGTCTTTCCCAATTCTCAATTGTCAACCCCCAGCCCCCAATTATTGAAGCAACGGGATGGATTATCAATAACAAAGGTCAGATGGAATTGGTTGCAAAGGCTCCCAATATCAGTTTTTCTAGTTCTTGGAATCAGCCGGCTAGTTGTGACAATTGA
- a CDS encoding pitrilysin family protein, with translation MQSFQNRTVHRTVLNNGMVVLLVENPAADIIASRIFVRAGSRCEPRHQAGLAHLLAAVLTKGTSRLSSLEIAEQVESVGASLGADATPDYFLLSLKTVSSDFAQMLDLAGQLLRAPTFPEAEVELEQCLTLQGIRSQQEQPFAIAFEQLRQAMYPDHPYAFSSLGTEATVSQLTCADLHHYHQTYFRPDNMVISLAGRIAPEYALELISEVFGDWQAPATPLPALVLPVPNPKPQQIVTPLQTQQSIVMLGYLAPSVRGAEATATPESASVPLNLPTAKAVSPDYAALKLLNTYLGNGLSSRLFVELREKRGLAYEVSALYPTRLDTSQFAVYMGTAPDNTATALAGLRTEVERLCNVVLSHEELQAAKNKLLGQYALGKQTNAQLAQVFGWYETLGLGIEFDSSFTAAISAVTAPVAQQAACRYFSEPFISLVGPAAAVTQVPVVAVS, from the coding sequence ATGCAATCTTTTCAAAACCGGACTGTTCATCGCACCGTTCTCAACAATGGCATGGTAGTGCTATTGGTGGAAAATCCCGCCGCCGATATTATTGCCTCTCGGATCTTTGTCCGCGCCGGCAGCCGGTGCGAACCCAGACACCAAGCAGGGTTGGCGCATCTACTAGCCGCAGTTCTAACAAAAGGAACCAGCCGGCTTTCTTCCCTAGAAATTGCTGAGCAGGTAGAGTCTGTTGGAGCCAGCCTGGGTGCAGATGCTACCCCAGATTATTTCTTGCTAAGTCTGAAAACCGTTTCATCTGACTTTGCTCAGATGCTCGACTTGGCGGGGCAACTGCTGAGAGCGCCAACCTTCCCAGAAGCCGAGGTGGAACTAGAACAATGCCTGACGCTTCAAGGCATTCGCTCCCAGCAGGAACAGCCGTTTGCGATCGCATTCGAGCAGTTGCGGCAAGCCATGTACCCGGATCATCCCTATGCCTTCTCTAGTCTGGGAACCGAAGCCACGGTTTCTCAACTGACGTGCGCCGATCTGCACCACTATCACCAAACGTATTTCCGCCCAGATAATATGGTGATCAGTTTGGCCGGTCGGATTGCGCCAGAATACGCCCTCGAACTGATCAGTGAAGTGTTTGGAGATTGGCAAGCACCGGCAACACCTCTGCCGGCTCTGGTGCTGCCGGTGCCAAACCCTAAACCTCAGCAAATCGTCACTCCCCTGCAGACGCAGCAATCCATTGTCATGCTGGGTTATCTCGCGCCTTCAGTACGGGGTGCAGAAGCTACAGCAACGCCCGAAAGTGCCAGCGTACCGTTAAACCTTCCCACCGCCAAAGCTGTTAGTCCCGATTATGCAGCGCTGAAGTTACTCAACACTTACTTAGGAAATGGTCTCTCCAGCCGGCTGTTTGTGGAATTGCGAGAGAAGCGCGGCTTGGCTTACGAAGTTTCGGCGCTGTACCCCACGCGGCTTGATACCTCCCAATTTGCGGTTTACATGGGCACCGCACCCGACAATACGGCAACAGCGCTAGCCGGCTTGCGGACGGAAGTAGAGCGCCTCTGCAACGTGGTGCTCAGTCATGAAGAACTACAAGCGGCGAAGAATAAGTTGCTAGGGCAATATGCGCTGGGCAAACAAACCAATGCTCAACTCGCTCAGGTGTTTGGCTGGTACGAGACGTTAGGGCTGGGAATTGAATTTGATTCGAGTTTTACTGCAGCGATTAGTGCGGTGACGGCACCTGTGGCTCAGCAAGCGGCTTGCCGGTATTTTAGTGAACCTTTTATCTCTTTGGTCGGGCCGGCTGCTGCGGTGACTCAGGTGCCGGTTGTAGCCGTTTCCTAG